A genomic region of Candidatus Paceibacterota bacterium contains the following coding sequences:
- the secF gene encoding protein translocase subunit SecF, with amino-acid sequence MFIVKNRKIFYTLSIILVVVSIVALSVWGLTLGIDFKGGSSIEFQYSADKPALDAVKTQIDTLVFEPSIKGTYLLAPYGANGYVLNLRTITEGERTQLVSAITDTVANASSTAGTVEFKKFNSVGPALGKEAQTKSLISIILVLVCIVLFITFAFRKVSEPVSSWKYGIISIIGLCHNIIIPAGVFAVLAHYYPGYEVDTLFVTAILVILGFSIHDTIVVFDRVRENLRNSNASKNKKGFDEVVGQSISQTFVRSVNTSLTTLIAILVVYLIGPVATKNFALVLFIGIFFGTYSSIFIASPLLVTVDTWKNKQAVRK; translated from the coding sequence ATGTTTATAGTAAAAAACAGGAAAATATTTTATACGCTTTCCATAATCTTGGTTGTCGTATCAATAGTTGCCCTTTCAGTCTGGGGACTTACACTTGGTATAGATTTCAAAGGCGGTTCGTCTATAGAATTCCAATATTCGGCAGACAAGCCAGCGCTTGATGCGGTGAAAACACAGATAGACACATTGGTCTTTGAGCCGTCAATAAAAGGCACATATCTTCTTGCTCCATATGGTGCAAACGGCTATGTCTTGAATTTGAGGACAATAACAGAGGGGGAGAGGACACAGCTTGTCTCGGCAATCACAGATACAGTCGCTAATGCTTCGTCAACAGCAGGAACAGTCGAATTCAAGAAGTTTAACTCCGTTGGCCCAGCCCTTGGAAAAGAAGCACAGACAAAATCATTGATATCTATTATCCTTGTCTTGGTATGCATCGTGCTTTTTATCACTTTCGCTTTCAGAAAAGTTTCAGAGCCGGTTTCTTCTTGGAAATACGGTATTATCTCAATCATTGGTCTTTGCCACAATATAATAATCCCAGCTGGTGTATTTGCTGTCCTTGCGCACTATTATCCAGGGTATGAAGTGGACACGCTTTTTGTCACCGCAATCCTCGTGATTCTCGGTTTCTCAATTCATGACACTATCGTGGTGTTTGATAGAGTTAGAGAAAACTTGAGAAACAGTAATGCTTCAAAAAATAAAAAAGGATTTGACGAAGTCGTCGGACAGAGTATTTCCCAGACATTTGTAAGATCAGTAAACACTTCTCTTACAACTCTTATCGCAATCCTTGTCGTCTATCTTATTGGCCCAGTAGCCACCAAGAATTTCGCCCTCGTCTTATTCATCGGTATTTTCTTCGGAACATATTCTTCGATATTTATTGCTTCGCCTTTGTTGGTTACAGTTGATACTTGGAAGAATAAGCAAGCTGTCAGAAAATAA
- the secD gene encoding protein translocase subunit SecD: MIKRRFWAVVLLLASCLVGYFVYSTEAPASKFKFKLGLDLNGGTELVYKADLTKASSTPSEIKSSMEVLRDVIERRINVFGVSEPVVRVERIGFTGADSEQQLIVELPGVTDINAAIAMIGATPSLEFRLLAKDAEKLTQDELKNKKPEEIFEVTGLTGRLLKKSQLEFNQTTGEAMVGIQFNAEGDELFAKITKENVGRSLAIFLDGDLKSMPTIKEEIRGGKAVISGSFNGSAGIKEAQKLVNNLNLGALPVPIELISTQSIGASLGRDAVDASVKAGILAFILISIFLIIWYRLPGVLAVIALAIYTAVNLALFKLIPVTLTASGIAAFILSVGMAVDANILIFERMKEELARGRELGDAIQEGFHRAWTSIRDSNTSSMITAVILYMFSSTAVVKGFALVFFIGVAVSMFSAITASRTLLLSVKHDHAGRVLRFLFGGGFRKARTNLQ, encoded by the coding sequence ATGATTAAAAGAAGATTTTGGGCTGTGGTGCTATTGCTTGCCTCATGCCTTGTCGGATATTTTGTATATTCAACCGAAGCACCGGCTTCAAAGTTTAAGTTCAAGCTAGGCCTTGACCTCAACGGCGGGACAGAGCTTGTCTATAAAGCAGACCTCACAAAAGCGTCTTCCACGCCTTCAGAAATCAAGAGTTCAATGGAAGTCTTGAGAGATGTTATTGAAAGGAGAATAAATGTTTTCGGAGTTTCCGAGCCCGTCGTCCGTGTTGAGAGAATCGGATTCACCGGAGCCGACAGCGAGCAACAGCTTATCGTAGAGCTTCCAGGCGTTACAGATATCAATGCCGCTATCGCTATGATCGGTGCTACCCCTTCGCTTGAATTCAGACTTCTCGCAAAAGATGCGGAAAAACTTACTCAAGATGAATTGAAAAATAAAAAGCCAGAAGAAATCTTTGAGGTGACAGGCCTCACAGGCAGACTTTTGAAAAAGTCTCAGCTTGAATTCAATCAAACCACAGGCGAAGCTATGGTGGGGATACAGTTCAACGCCGAGGGTGATGAACTCTTTGCCAAAATCACAAAAGAAAATGTCGGCAGAAGCTTGGCGATTTTCTTGGATGGCGATCTTAAATCCATGCCAACTATAAAAGAAGAAATCCGCGGAGGGAAGGCAGTAATCTCTGGAAGCTTCAATGGTAGTGCTGGTATAAAAGAAGCGCAAAAGCTTGTAAACAATTTGAATCTTGGTGCACTTCCTGTGCCGATAGAGCTTATCTCAACCCAAAGCATAGGAGCTTCTCTTGGACGCGATGCGGTAGATGCTTCCGTAAAGGCCGGTATTCTCGCATTTATTTTGATTTCAATTTTCTTGATAATCTGGTACAGACTTCCGGGAGTTTTGGCGGTTATCGCCTTAGCGATTTACACAGCTGTCAACTTGGCGCTGTTTAAGCTTATTCCTGTCACACTCACGGCTTCAGGTATCGCAGCATTTATCCTTTCTGTCGGTATGGCAGTCGATGCAAATATTCTTATCTTTGAAAGAATGAAAGAAGAGCTCGCAAGAGGCAGAGAGCTCGGTGATGCGATACAAGAAGGTTTCCACAGAGCATGGACATCTATCCGCGACAGCAATACTTCAAGTATGATTACCGCCGTTATCCTTTATATGTTCTCAAGCACGGCAGTCGTAAAAGGCTTTGCACTAGTATTCTTCATCGGCGTTGCCGTTTCAATGTTCTCGGCTATCACAGCTTCAAGAACCTTACTTTTGTCTGTGAAGCACGATCATGCAGGAAGAGTTTTAAGATTCCTATTCGGTGGAGGTTTTAGAAAAGCTAGGACTAATCTTCAATAA
- a CDS encoding VWA domain-containing protein: protein MERISIIEAKRAEDPEIPKESAEMAEHAEAVAFVEKHRDFFEHYAKGKVNIEPAPQGLLTFAFDLEKNTIYVNSMFYKKQGFSDEKTLFAICHEIEHFSEKKAMLLEEGGEKKFEKYLKRIKSSKAFSLIDNCNGDIRENRSVVQRTNEGMKDLEVKTYKEYLFAETDFTSQPRHIQFSHALLREARVSGEQCKVSGDVRVALDEVAKVKGLMDIMTNPETPMSVRLRLQDKYIMPKIEALLEKDIEDKKKQKEEEKKGEGQKGQSGEEGDKKEGEQGKGEQSEESEKKDDGKDEKGKKDDRGKTEKGQKDKRGDEKGENEKGKDGLPPWPGRRSARNDREKGEKEPEETDPNKIFADEYAEAEKKFPEAVPMEEIEKAFKEWKEVQKGKDTADKADEDYAKKIGVEKKDLQNYRKVVESLQKAVNPETNVGVLEELKNLFQRIISKRLKKALAPKYPVAEGDELVDPAQLVADVKSGNLEPRVWEDTEIRERKGDRFGEVEITLVCDRSGSMQEGQKAVEQQKSAVLVMEVLKEFAELCESEKINIDKPLEVKSEIYGFGAGEDNKPMKKMSVELGEAERIEVLKKLYDLPGTTTDFNCLEAIDTNLDDKTKIKIKIGELKKIVIVFTDGGSDNPAKVQGVLKSLRDSGVVAIGVGITKAGQPVLSTYAPNALVVEDATKLPIN, encoded by the coding sequence ATGGAACGAATAAGTATAATAGAGGCGAAAAGAGCCGAAGACCCAGAAATACCAAAGGAATCAGCCGAAATGGCTGAACACGCCGAAGCGGTGGCTTTTGTGGAAAAGCACAGAGATTTTTTTGAGCATTATGCCAAGGGCAAGGTGAATATCGAGCCTGCCCCGCAAGGTCTTCTGACTTTTGCTTTTGATTTAGAGAAAAATACTATTTATGTCAATTCTATGTTTTATAAGAAACAAGGTTTTTCCGATGAAAAGACTCTTTTTGCGATATGTCATGAGATAGAACATTTCTCGGAAAAGAAAGCCATGCTTTTGGAAGAGGGTGGAGAAAAGAAATTTGAAAAATATTTGAAGAGGATAAAATCTTCCAAAGCTTTTTCTTTGATTGATAATTGCAATGGCGATATTAGGGAAAACAGATCTGTAGTTCAGAGAACAAACGAAGGTATGAAAGATCTTGAAGTCAAAACTTACAAAGAATATTTGTTTGCAGAAACTGATTTTACCTCACAGCCAAGGCATATACAGTTCAGCCATGCTCTCTTAAGAGAGGCACGAGTATCTGGCGAGCAATGCAAAGTTTCGGGAGATGTTAGAGTCGCTCTCGATGAAGTGGCAAAAGTAAAAGGGCTGATGGACATAATGACAAATCCAGAGACACCTATGTCTGTGCGTTTGAGATTGCAGGATAAATATATAATGCCTAAAATTGAAGCTCTTTTAGAAAAAGATATTGAGGATAAAAAGAAGCAAAAAGAAGAAGAGAAAAAAGGAGAAGGGCAGAAAGGACAAAGTGGTGAAGAGGGCGATAAGAAAGAAGGTGAGCAAGGAAAGGGAGAACAAAGTGAAGAAAGTGAAAAGAAGGATGATGGAAAAGATGAAAAGGGCAAAAAAGATGACAGAGGGAAAACAGAGAAGGGTCAGAAAGATAAAAGAGGCGACGAAAAGGGTGAAAATGAGAAGGGAAAAGATGGATTGCCACCCTGGCCGGGCAGGCGCTCTGCTCGCAATGACAGAGAGAAAGGAGAAAAAGAACCCGAAGAAACAGATCCAAATAAGATTTTTGCCGATGAATATGCCGAAGCCGAAAAGAAATTCCCAGAAGCTGTGCCGATGGAAGAGATAGAGAAAGCTTTCAAGGAGTGGAAAGAAGTGCAAAAAGGTAAAGATACTGCCGATAAAGCAGATGAAGATTATGCCAAGAAAATCGGTGTAGAGAAAAAGGATTTGCAGAATTATAGAAAAGTCGTCGAATCGCTTCAAAAAGCGGTGAACCCAGAGACAAATGTCGGAGTATTGGAAGAATTAAAGAATCTTTTTCAGAGAATAATTTCTAAAAGGCTAAAAAAGGCTCTTGCCCCGAAGTATCCTGTAGCCGAAGGTGATGAACTCGTAGATCCCGCACAGCTTGTCGCAGATGTGAAGTCTGGCAATCTAGAACCGCGGGTCTGGGAAGACACAGAGATAAGAGAAAGGAAGGGTGATAGATTTGGCGAAGTGGAGATTACCCTTGTTTGCGATAGATCAGGTTCAATGCAAGAGGGTCAGAAAGCCGTAGAACAACAAAAATCTGCTGTCTTGGTAATGGAAGTATTAAAAGAATTTGCTGAACTATGTGAGTCTGAAAAAATAAATATAGATAAACCCCTTGAAGTAAAATCTGAAATCTACGGTTTTGGTGCTGGCGAGGATAATAAACCGATGAAAAAGATGTCTGTGGAGCTTGGTGAAGCCGAGAGAATAGAAGTTTTGAAAAAGCTGTATGATTTACCCGGGACTACCACAGATTTTAATTGTCTTGAGGCTATAGACACCAATCTAGACGACAAAACAAAAATAAAAATCAAGATAGGCGAGTTGAAAAAGATAGTCATTGTATTTACCGATGGTGGCAGTGATAACCCAGCTAAAGTGCAAGGTGTCTTAAAGAGCTTAAGAGACAGTGGGGTGGTGGCAATAGGAGTGGGTATCACAAAAGCGGGGCAACCGGTTTTATCCACTTATGCGCCAAACGCCTTGGTCGTCGAAGACGCTACAAAATTGCCGATAAATTAA
- a CDS encoding type II toxin-antitoxin system PemK/MazF family toxin, which yields MQKDFDKWNKLKKGIDALIIDPDRFPKEGEVWMSAVGKNIGFEQNGSGDNFSRPVLIIKKFNNHMFWAVSLSTKQKKFDFYFNFTDLNGNKVSAILAQLKLISIKRLNRKLYDLPNKQLKEVKSKIKDFL from the coding sequence ATGCAAAAAGATTTCGATAAGTGGAATAAATTAAAAAAGGGTATTGACGCTCTAATAATCGATCCAGACCGATTTCCAAAAGAAGGTGAGGTGTGGATGTCTGCTGTAGGGAAAAATATCGGTTTTGAACAAAATGGTAGCGGAGATAATTTTTCTCGCCCGGTATTGATTATTAAGAAATTTAACAATCATATGTTTTGGGCAGTATCGCTTTCTACTAAGCAGAAGAAATTCGATTTCTATTTTAATTTTACCGATCTAAATGGTAATAAAGTATCGGCTATTCTAGCCCAGTTAAAACTTATAAGTATAAAAAGATTAAATAGGAAGCTCTATGATTTACCAAATAAGCAATTAAAAGAAGTTAAGAGTAAAATTAAGGATTTCTTGTAG